Proteins found in one Deinococcus ruber genomic segment:
- a CDS encoding ISL3 family transposase, giving the protein MENEALTALFLTQLPGFRLDTVQVEETVAVVATSIQATSACPTCGLSSARIHSRYRRHLSDLPACGTAVTLELAVRRFVCTEPLCRRQIFCERFVDGLMPSVRRSRRALATIQQVSVVLGGNAGAALLKQMQCRVSASTVLRAARLLPPIVRPVPEIIGVDDFAFRRGHVDGTVIVDLTTRRPIERLADRSASTLAAWLKQHPHIQLIRRDRSLDYEQGMCEGAPTAQQVLDRWHVLKNCREALERPLARDRTAIVEICQAQVPVPPPPRSHSEQVRRRERQQARQQVVDQVHALSSGGRSQRAISRTLHLSRGRVRAALTAKMPPPLGRQQRRPGILAPFLPSLQHRFAQGERNAGQLLREMRQQGFSGSRKRVAHWMQMRRTIPAKTTPGPYVATAVKSGSRPPSTHTVSGTSERAWTFQHLIWVMLRDQTKLDTQDQQVLAAIKARSEVVSCAHDLTQAFTRLMRERQSQALEPWFQSAKTSGLPEFVTFARGLERDVIALKAALVLRWSNGPVEGIVNNIKLIKRQAYGRASFQLLRQRVLMAM; this is encoded by the coding sequence ATGGAAAATGAAGCGCTGACCGCTCTCTTTCTGACACAGCTTCCTGGGTTTCGGCTGGATACGGTGCAGGTCGAAGAGACCGTCGCCGTTGTCGCCACCAGCATCCAAGCAACCTCGGCTTGTCCGACGTGTGGCCTCTCCAGTGCTCGAATTCACAGTCGGTATCGCCGTCACCTCAGTGATCTCCCAGCATGTGGAACGGCAGTGACGCTCGAACTGGCCGTTCGCCGCTTCGTCTGTACAGAGCCACTGTGTCGTCGACAAATCTTTTGTGAGCGATTTGTCGATGGACTCATGCCTTCCGTTCGTCGAAGTCGGCGGGCGCTGGCAACCATCCAGCAGGTGTCCGTGGTGCTTGGAGGGAATGCCGGTGCTGCCTTGCTGAAACAGATGCAGTGTCGGGTGAGTGCATCCACCGTGCTGCGGGCAGCACGGCTCCTGCCTCCAATCGTGCGACCCGTCCCCGAGATCATTGGTGTGGATGATTTCGCGTTTCGGCGTGGTCACGTCGATGGGACGGTCATCGTCGACCTGACGACACGTAGGCCGATCGAACGCCTCGCAGATCGAAGCGCGAGCACGCTGGCTGCATGGCTGAAGCAGCACCCACACATTCAACTCATCCGTCGTGACCGCTCGTTGGACTATGAACAGGGAATGTGTGAAGGTGCACCGACAGCGCAACAGGTTCTGGATCGTTGGCATGTCCTGAAAAACTGTCGAGAAGCTCTGGAACGTCCATTGGCACGCGACCGTACGGCCATTGTCGAGATCTGCCAAGCTCAGGTTCCGGTGCCGCCGCCCCCACGCAGCCACAGTGAACAGGTGCGCCGCAGAGAACGTCAGCAAGCACGTCAGCAGGTGGTTGACCAAGTTCATGCGTTGTCCTCAGGCGGCCGTAGTCAACGCGCCATCAGCCGTACACTCCATCTGAGTCGCGGACGGGTTCGAGCCGCGCTCACAGCCAAGATGCCACCACCGCTCGGTCGGCAGCAGCGCCGCCCAGGGATCTTGGCACCCTTCTTGCCATCCCTCCAACACCGCTTCGCTCAAGGGGAACGCAACGCTGGACAACTCCTCAGGGAGATGCGTCAGCAGGGATTTTCTGGTTCACGGAAACGGGTCGCGCACTGGATGCAGATGCGTCGCACCATCCCAGCAAAGACCACGCCAGGCCCGTATGTCGCGACAGCGGTGAAGAGCGGATCGAGGCCGCCGTCCACGCACACCGTCAGCGGTACGTCAGAGCGGGCGTGGACGTTTCAACACCTGATCTGGGTCATGCTCCGAGATCAGACCAAGCTCGACACGCAGGATCAACAGGTGCTGGCTGCCATCAAAGCTCGTTCTGAGGTCGTGAGCTGTGCTCACGACCTCACTCAGGCCTTCACACGGTTGATGCGTGAACGACAGTCGCAGGCCCTCGAACCCTGGTTCCAGTCCGCGAAGACGTCTGGTCTGCCGGAGTTCGTGACGTTCGCCCGCGGTCTTGAACGCGATGTGATCGCGCTGAAAGCAGCACTTGTGCTGCGGTGGTCAAACGGCCCCGTTGAGGGCATTGTCAACAACATCAAATTGATCAAACGCCAAGCGTATGGCCGAGCCTCATTTCAACTCCTGCGACAACGCGTCCTGATGGCCATGTGA
- a CDS encoding SRPBCC domain-containing protein translates to MPRAARAEITLQAPLERVFELLVDFGAYRRWNPFVVDVTGAARAAEGVQMRFRLRWREGRYIHSDERVTRVHPPADGAALVAWRYDSPLAHWGLLRSERVQTLRRLPNGHTAYTTEEVFHGPAAAFVPVQWVQAGFKAQARAMNDDLSSSTPAVSPEDLSG, encoded by the coding sequence ATGCCCCGTGCCGCCCGCGCTGAGATCACGCTCCAGGCCCCTTTGGAACGGGTCTTTGAACTGCTGGTGGACTTCGGCGCCTACAGGCGCTGGAATCCCTTCGTGGTGGACGTCACGGGTGCTGCCCGCGCTGCCGAGGGCGTGCAAATGCGCTTCAGGCTGCGCTGGCGTGAGGGTCGGTACATCCATTCCGACGAACGGGTCACGCGCGTGCATCCTCCGGCCGATGGCGCGGCGCTGGTCGCCTGGCGTTACGACAGTCCGTTGGCCCACTGGGGCCTTCTGCGCTCAGAGCGGGTACAGACGCTCAGGCGCCTCCCGAACGGCCACACGGCCTACACCACCGAGGAGGTCTTCCATGGACCGGCAGCCGCATTCGTTCCCGTGCAGTGGGTGCAGGCGGGGTTCAAAGCCCAGGCGCGGGCCATGAACGATGACCTGTCGTCCTCAACGCCAGCAGTGTCGCCCGAGGATCTGTCTGGCTGA
- a CDS encoding phosphatase PAP2 family protein, with protein MRPPLRSSLSHLRPAALLRLLLGILLPLILVGIVGEDVLEHQRYAFETPLMLWLHAHSTPLLDQIAVVLATVGGATVIAPLSAVLAYLLYRRSFIASRFFVVAVLGAALLNGIMKLTFHRARPELWPRLLPETGASFPSGHSMYSAAFVTALILLAWPTRYRWVSLGLGAAFTLLVGWSRVDLGVHFPTDVLAGWLSGAAWALGVYSVLRPTRLLLPQGTV; from the coding sequence ATGCGTCCACCCTTGCGGTCTTCCCTCTCGCATCTCCGGCCTGCCGCCCTGCTCCGCTTGCTGCTGGGGATCCTACTGCCACTGATTCTGGTGGGAATCGTCGGTGAAGACGTCCTGGAGCACCAGCGATATGCGTTCGAGACGCCGCTGATGCTCTGGCTGCATGCTCACAGCACGCCACTGCTGGATCAGATCGCGGTCGTGCTCGCAACGGTCGGCGGGGCCACCGTCATTGCCCCGCTCAGTGCGGTGCTTGCCTATCTGCTCTACCGGCGTTCGTTCATTGCCTCGCGCTTTTTCGTGGTCGCCGTGCTGGGCGCGGCGCTGCTGAACGGCATCATGAAACTGACCTTTCATCGTGCCCGACCGGAACTCTGGCCCCGGTTACTCCCAGAAACCGGCGCGTCCTTCCCCAGTGGCCACAGCATGTACAGCGCCGCCTTCGTGACCGCCCTGATCCTGCTCGCGTGGCCCACCCGGTACCGCTGGGTGTCACTGGGGCTAGGCGCTGCGTTCACCCTGCTGGTCGGCTGGTCGCGGGTCGATCTTGGCGTGCATTTTCCGACCGACGTGCTGGCTGGATGGCTGAGCGGCGCAGCCTGGGCGTTGGGCGTGTACAGCGTGCTCAGGCCCACTCGCCTGCTGCTCCCACAAGGAACGGTATGA
- a CDS encoding response regulator transcription factor produces MRILIVEDDPFIADLLRDGLADDGHECDLAPTARAGEELAQLFPYGLVLLDVMLPEGMDAGFQLGKHLRAHGVTAPILYLTARGAVEDRISGLDAGGDDYLGKPFDFGELRARIRALLRRAAGQVQHTVALPQGFMVNLTSRELYRAGQRIEVTRREMLLLELLILHPGRAFTREEIIDRLWGGEGGVEPKVIDVYVSTLRRKTAEAVIETLRGHGYRLGALPELGP; encoded by the coding sequence ATGAGGATCCTGATCGTCGAGGACGACCCGTTCATCGCCGATCTGCTCCGCGATGGCCTGGCGGACGATGGCCATGAATGCGACCTGGCTCCCACTGCCCGTGCGGGCGAGGAACTCGCGCAGCTCTTCCCGTACGGGCTGGTGCTGCTGGATGTGATGCTGCCGGAGGGGATGGATGCGGGCTTCCAGCTCGGCAAGCACCTACGCGCGCACGGTGTGACGGCCCCGATCCTCTACCTGACCGCCAGGGGCGCGGTCGAAGACCGAATCTCCGGTCTGGATGCGGGTGGGGACGATTACCTGGGAAAGCCGTTTGATTTCGGTGAGCTGCGTGCGCGCATCCGCGCGCTGCTGCGCCGCGCCGCCGGGCAGGTGCAACACACGGTGGCGCTCCCGCAGGGCTTCATGGTGAATCTGACCAGCCGGGAACTTTACCGCGCGGGCCAGCGGATCGAGGTCACGCGCCGAGAAATGCTGCTGCTCGAACTGTTGATCCTCCATCCGGGCCGCGCGTTCACCCGCGAGGAGATCATCGACCGGCTCTGGGGCGGGGAAGGCGGGGTGGAGCCGAAAGTGATTGACGTGTACGTCAGCACCCTGCGCCGCAAGACCGCTGAGGCGGTGATCGAGACACTTCGGGGGCACGGTTACCGGCTGGGGGCGCTGCCGGAACTCGGTCCGTGA
- a CDS encoding sensor histidine kinase has protein sequence MRQIRSLSLRLKLTLGYALIFSLSVLLGAAGVYLSASSTLQHSLDTTLSETASVAQASIEHQQGRYVFASGLKPSGDVYVDLLDQRGTRLAFAGTGVDDLPLPPTQGLRTAKARRYLTQQVQGGLFLRVSRSSDILSEVTEMLGRILAIGSLGMILLACAAGYFLADRALRPMDAVARLASRITESGNYTQRVPAVVGTDEMAVLTNTVNRLLDHMAGTIEREQSFARIAAHELRTPLTAIKGRLDLALERPRDNATYQKTLEVMRSRVYALVSLSEGLLELASTDAPLKLQRVELGSVVLDVVERLEEAFKARGKHLELDVGENWVSAELPGLQHLVQNLVENALKHGGGQVVVQVAPGLLAVHDGGMGPDPGEWERLLRPFERGSTAHTVPGNGLGLALVQSLARRWHAVITPSWSEKGFTVELHWPP, from the coding sequence ATGCGGCAGATCCGCTCTCTGAGTCTGCGCCTGAAGCTGACACTCGGGTACGCACTGATCTTCTCACTCAGTGTGCTGCTGGGCGCCGCAGGCGTATACCTGAGTGCCAGCAGCACCCTGCAGCATTCGCTCGACACCACCCTGAGCGAAACGGCGAGCGTGGCCCAGGCGAGTATCGAACACCAGCAGGGGCGGTATGTGTTTGCGTCTGGCCTGAAACCGAGTGGCGACGTGTACGTTGATCTGCTGGACCAGCGGGGAACCCGGCTGGCCTTCGCAGGGACTGGCGTGGATGACCTGCCATTGCCACCCACACAGGGGCTCAGGACTGCAAAGGCGCGCCGGTATCTCACGCAGCAGGTGCAGGGCGGGTTGTTCCTGCGGGTGTCCAGATCCAGCGACATTCTCTCGGAGGTGACGGAAATGCTCGGACGGATCCTGGCGATCGGCAGTCTGGGCATGATCCTGTTGGCCTGCGCGGCCGGGTACTTCCTCGCGGACCGGGCGCTGCGGCCGATGGATGCCGTGGCCCGCCTTGCCAGCCGCATCACCGAGAGCGGCAACTACACGCAGCGGGTGCCAGCAGTCGTGGGCACCGATGAAATGGCGGTGCTGACCAACACCGTCAACCGTCTGCTCGATCATATGGCAGGGACCATTGAGCGAGAACAATCCTTCGCTCGCATTGCCGCGCATGAGCTCCGCACGCCGCTGACGGCCATCAAGGGTCGGTTGGATCTCGCGTTGGAGCGTCCCCGTGACAATGCCACGTATCAGAAGACGCTGGAAGTCATGCGGAGTCGTGTCTACGCGCTGGTGTCGCTGAGTGAAGGCCTGCTGGAACTCGCGAGCACCGACGCACCCCTGAAACTGCAGCGGGTGGAACTGGGGTCGGTGGTGCTGGACGTCGTGGAGCGTCTGGAAGAGGCCTTCAAAGCGCGGGGGAAACACCTCGAGCTGGACGTGGGAGAGAATTGGGTATCGGCGGAACTGCCGGGATTGCAGCACCTGGTGCAGAATCTCGTTGAGAATGCCCTGAAGCATGGTGGAGGGCAGGTGGTGGTGCAGGTTGCGCCGGGCCTGTTGGCGGTGCACGATGGGGGCATGGGACCGGATCCTGGTGAATGGGAACGGCTGCTCCGCCCGTTCGAACGCGGCTCGACCGCCCACACGGTGCCTGGCAATGGGTTGGGGTTGGCACTGGTGCAGTCCTTGGCTCGGCGATGGCACGCCGTGATCACACCAAGCTGGTCGGAGAAGGGATTCACTGTGGAGCTTCACTGGCCACCCTGA